Within Amycolatopsis sp. FDAARGOS 1241, the genomic segment TCGGGCTGGCTGGGTCAGTAGTTGATCCGGTCGGTGTGGTGCAGGTGATCACAACGTCGCGGCCGGAGTGGATTGCCCCGTTCACCGGGCGGGAACCGGCTCAGCTCCGCAAGCCGATACGGCTGGTCGCCAAGCGGGGCGGAAACGAGATCGCGGACGGACGGCCGGGCCGGCAGTGGGCATTGCCCCTGGCAGACCGGGTTCTGCTGGTCGCGACCTATTGGCGGACGAACCTGACCATGCGCCAGATCGGCCCGCTGTTCGGGCATCGCACTCCGCCGCGCACCGGGGGAAGCGACACGATCGACTCACTGCTGGCGCCTGGCCCCGGTCCGCACACGCCGGATCGATGCGGTCGCGGTCGTCGACGGCACTCTGGCCCCGACCCGCGATCACCGGCTGACCACCCCGTCGAAGAACTACCGCTACCCCACCACCGTGCAGGTCGCCATCGACGCCACGCCGAGACCAGATTCATGATCGCCACCGGCAATCCGCAACCGGGCAGCCGCAACGACTGCACCGCCTACCACGACCGACGTCGGCTGGGAACAGACCAAGAACACCACCGTCGCCTGGGGTCATGGCGTGCGCGCGACGTGGCTGCTGATCATCCAGCCCGGCGTCACCGCCGCCGACGAGCAGCCGCTGCCGCGCACCTTCCGCCGCCGGGCCGAGCCGAGGGCTACAACCCGAACGCCGTGCGCGTCCTGCGGATCCACGATCGCGCCGACACCCCGCAGCGCGAGCAGCACGCCGAACGCAGCAGTGGTACGTCGTCGTCAACGACGAGGAGCAGTACTCCATCTGGCCCGCGGGCCGCGAGGTGCCGGCCGGCTGGCGGTCCGTGAGCGAGGCGGGCGAGAAGGACGCGTGCCTCGGCTACATCGACCGCACCTGGGTCGACATGCGACCGCTGAGCCTGCGGCAGGCGATGGCCCGGTAGGACTGACGCGGCACCGGACTAGGAAGGGACGCACCTGTCCGATCGGGAACCGGATCCGACAGGCCCGGCGCTGACCGGCAGGCTCGCGGCAGGTCCGAACGAGATCCTCCACCGGGAGGTCCTCGAACCGCAGTTCCGGTACGAGGTGGCGAACCTGCTGCCCGGCTACGTCGCCATCGAGCAAGTGCTGGTGCTGGAGTACGCCCGAATGGGACTGATCTCCGACGACGAGCGTCGCGCGCTGGGCGCGGCGCCGCCCACGGTCACCGCCGACGCCGTGGCACCCGAGCCGGAGGAGAATTTCTCCGACATCGCGTTCGCCCTCGAACGGCACGTCGGAGCCGCGCTGCCCGCCCCCGTCACCGCCTGGCACGTGAACCGCAACCGCAACGACTGCAGGCGACCGCCCAGGTGATGTTCGCCCGCGACCAGGTCCTGGAGATCGTGGGCTTCTGCTGGCCACGGAAGCCGCCGTCCGAAGCCTGGCAGCCCGCACGACGGACCTGCCGATGCCCGGCTACCCCCACCTGCAGGCCGCTCAGCTCATCACGCCCGGCTTCTACCTCACCGCTGCCTCCCAGCAGCTCCTGCACAGTGCGGGAGCACCTACGACGGTATCGACGGGTGCCCGCTCGGCGCCGGCGCCATGTCGGGGCAGGAGCTCGCCTGGGACCTGCCGCGAATGGCGGCACTGCTCGGTTTCCAGCGGCCGTGCGCGCACGCGCTGTCCGCCGTGGCCGGCCGCGGCTGGGCGGCGGAGGTCACCGCGGAGCTGTCGCTGACCGGGAGCGCGCTGAGCCGGTTCGTCACCGACCTGATGACGTGGGGTGGGCAGGAATACGGCTTCATCGAGCTGCCGGACGAGCTCTCCGGCATCTCCTCGGCGATGCCGCAGAAGAAGAACTACCCGGTGCTGGAACGGATCCGTGGGATGACCGCCCACCTGAGCGGCTACCGCTTCGACGTGCTGCTGGCGCAACCCGCCACCCCGTTCGCCAACATGGTGGAAGTGTCCGAGGAGGCCGACCGGCACGTGGCCACGGCACTGGCGACGGCGTCGACGATGCTGCGGCTGCTCACGTTCGTGGTCGAGAACCTCCAGTTCCGGGCGGAGCCGATGCGCGCGGCCTGCGCCCGGGAGTTCATGGGCGGCTTCACCCTCGCCAACCGGCTCTGCCTGCGCGACGCCATCCCCTGGCGGGAAGCCCAGGTGGTCGCCGGTAGGTACATTGTGGACGCACTCGACCGCGGCCTCGCGCCCGCCGACATCGATCCCGCGGCCCAGGCCAAGGTCGCTGCCGAACGGGGTGGCCGGTCACCGATCCGTGCCCGGACCCTGGCCGGAGTCTTCGACGTGGATGCCGCTCTGCACGAGAAGATCACCCCTGGCTCCACGGCGAGCGACGCGGTGAAGGCCGTTTTCTCCTCGAGCAGGAAGCCGTGAGCGAACGGCTCACCGCTCGCCGCGAAGCCCACCTCGCCAGGGTCGGCGGCGCGCTGAGGCGGCTCGCTGATCTCGTGACCGCGTCCTGATGCCGACCCTGGGAAATGCCCCCACCACAACGCCCCTCAAGCGAGCAGAGGAAAGAAGCCGATGCTTTTCTCCGGCATGATCGACGCCATTGGGCACACCCCCTGGGTCCGGTTGGACCTGCCGACGGCCCCCGGGGTCGAGGTCTACGCGAAACTGGAGCTGCAGAACCCGTTCGGGATGAAGGATCGCGTCGCGCGGAAGATCATCCTCGAAGCCAAGCGGACCGGGATGCTCGCCGATGGCGCGCACATCGTGGAGAGCTCGTCCGGGACGATGGCGCTCGGGGTCCTCCTCGTCGGTACCTCCCTCGGGCACCCCGTGCACATCGTCACCGACCCGCGCATCGACGAGATCACCCTGGCCAAGCTGCGCAGCCTCGGCGCCGAGGTGGACGTGGTGCCGAAGATGACGGCGCACGGCTGGCAAGGTGCCCTATGTGGACGGAGTGGAGAACCCCACGGAGAACTTCGGCGACATCGGTCGGGAGCTGGTCCGAGACCGTCTCTCCGACAGCGAGATCGCGCCGTGCTGGGCGCCGACATCCAGCGGGTGATGAAGGAAGTCGGAGCATGACCGCTGCGCCCGGCCGGATCGCCGGGCGCAGTCCTGACTGAGTTACCCGCAGACAGCGCCCTGGGAGGCCGAGCCGACGAGCCTGGAGTACTTGGCCAGCACGCCGCGAGTGTAGCGGGCGGGCAGTGGCGTCCAGCCCGCGCGGCGGGCCGCCAGCTCGGCGGCATCCACGCCGAGGTCCAGCATGCCGGTCGCGACGTCGAGGGTGACGGGATCGCCATCGCGGACGAAGGCGATCGGCCCGCCGTCGGCTGCCTCCGGGGCGACATGGCCGACGCACAAGCCAGTCGTGCCACCGGAGAAACGGCCGTCGGTGAGCAGCAGGACGTCCTTGCCGAGCCCCGCGCCCTTGATCGCCGCGGTGATGGCGAGCATCTCCCGCATCCCCGGCCCGCCCTTGGGGCCCTCATAGCGGATCACGACGACGTCGCCCGCGATGATCGTGCCGTCCTCCAGCGCGTCCATCGCGGCGCGTTCGCGATCGAACACCCGGGCGGTGCCGGTGAACACGTCCGAGTCGAAACCGGCGGACTTCACGACCGCGCCGTCCGGCGCCAGGGAACCACGCAGGATCGTGATTCCGCCGGTCGGGTGGATCGGCGAGGCCATCGCGCGCAGCACCGTGCCGTCCGGGTCCGGCGGCGCGACCTCGGCCAGGTTCTCGGCGACCGTGCACCCGGTCACGGTCAGGCAATCGCCGTGCAGAAGATCCGCTTCCAGCAACGCTTTCATCACCACGGGCACGCCGCCGATGCGGTCGACGTCGGTCATCACATGCCGTCCGAACGGTTTCACGTCGGCCAGGTGCGGCACCCGCGCACCGATCCGCGTGAAGTCGTCCAGGCTGAGCGGTACCTCCGCCTCGTGCGCGATGGCGAGCAGGTGCAGCACCGCGTTGGTGGAACCGCCGAACGCCATCACCACGGCAATCGCGTTCTCGAACGCCTTTCGGGTCATGATCTGCCGAGCGGTGATCCCCTTGCGCAGCATCTCGACCACCGCCTGACCGGACCGCCGCGCGAACCCGTCACGCCGCCGGTCCGTCGCCGGCGGAGCCGCGCTGCCGGGCAGCGACATACCCAGTGCCTCGGCCGCACTGGCCATCGTGTTCGCCGTGTACATCCCGCCACAGGCGCCTTCGCCGGGGCAGATGGCGCGCTCGATCAGTCCGACGTCCGCGCGGCTCATCAGGCCCCTGGCGCAGGCACCGACTGCCTCGAACGCGTCGATGATCGTGACTTCGCGCTCGCCGCCGTCCGACAGCCTGACCCGGCCGGGCAGGATCGAACCGGCATAGAGGAACACGCTGGCGAGGTCGAGCCGGGCGGCCGCCATCAGCATTCCGGGCAGCGACTTGTCACAGCCGGCCAGCAGCACCGAGCCGTCCAGCCGCTCAGCCTGCATCACGGTCTCCACACTGTCCGCGATCACCTCACGCGACACCAGGGAGAAGTGCATGCCCTCGTGGCCCATCGAGATACCATCGGACACCGAGATCGTGCCGAACTCCAGCGGGTAGCCACCCGCGGCGTGCACGCCGTCCTTGCTTGCCTTCGCCAGCCGGTCCAGTGACAGGTTGCACGGCGTGATCTCGTTCCACGAAGAAGCGACACCGATCTGGGGCTTCACCCAGTCGTCGTCACCCATGCCCACGGCCCGCAGCATCCCGCGCGAGGCGGTGCGCTCCAGGCCGTCCGTGACGTCGCGACTGCGCGGCTTGATGTCCGGAGTCTCGTCCATGAACGGAGCCTAGCGGTCCACTGCCACGAGGAGTACCAAAGACTTGTCACGGATGACAAACCATTCCGGCTTATCCGCGGGGCGCTGCCGCATATGTACAAGCAGGGCTGGGGACGCATCGTCAACATCTCTTCGGTGCGCGATCAAGCGGTTCATGGAACCGGATGAGATCGCCGAACTGGTCCTGTACCTGATTGGCCCGCAGGCTTCGTTCATCACTGGCGCCTCGCTGTCCATCGACGGCGGATGGACCGCGCACTGACAAGGCGAGTACGCCGATCCGAACACCATCGAGGATGGAAAACGCGCTCATGAACGCGGCGGCCCGCGCGGTGCTGGCCTCGTGGATGCTGCCGGTGTGAGGTTCCCCCGTTCGGCCGGAGAGCGAATTATCTGGTTCCGGCGGGGACGGGTTGATGGTAGCTGGCCTCGTACTCGGCGGGCGAGCGCCAGCCCAGCTTCTTCTGTATCCGCTGGGTGTTGTACACCCATCGATGTAGGCGAACAGGGCGTTCTCGGCTTCTTCCCTTGTCCGCCAACTGGTTCGATAGACCAACTCGGTCTTGAGCGTGGAGAAGAAGTTCTCCATCAACGCGTTGTCGTAACTGTCGCCGACCGTTCCCATCGACTGCGCGATCCCGTTGTCCGCCAACCGATTCGAGAACCGGAACGCCGTATAGGTCGATCCTCTGTCCGAATGGTGGACCAACTGGCCCTCCCGGACCTGCCGTGACCACACCGCATACTCCAGCGCGCCGAGCACCAGCTCGGTGTCGCAGCGATCCGAGCACTTCCAGCCCACGATCCGGTTGGAGAACGCATCCCGGACCGCAGCGAGCCAAAACACCCCCTGACCAGTGACAATCCGGGTCGCGTCGGCCACCCACAACCGATTCGGCTCGACCGCGGTGAAGTCCCGGTTGACCAGATCCGGCGCCGGCGTGGCCCGCCGATCCTGCCGGGTGGAGCCGACCCGCCACTTCTTGCGCAGGAACGCGCCCTGCAACCCGGCCTGGCGCCTCAACCGCTCCACCCGCTTGCGGCCCACCGCGATGCCCCGGCGGCGCAGCATCGCGTGCACCCGCGGCGCACCGTAGGTACCGCCCGAGCAGGTGTGAATCTCGACGATCTCGGCCAGCAGGCCGTCGTCGGCCGCCCGCCGGGCCGAGGGCTGTTTCGCCTGCTTGAGCCACCCGTAGAAGGTCGAGGACGCGATGCCCAAGACCCGTAGGACGAGACCGACCGGGTGCTGCGGGTGTTCGTGCACGAACCGCAGGATCACCTCCGGTCTGGCCGATCTCGGAGGCGAAATACGCACTCGCATCACGCAGCACGGCGTTGATCCGCTCCAGCTCCGCGACCCGCCTGCGCAGCTGCTTGTTCTCCTCGAGCATCTCGCTGGTCGGCCGGTCGGCCCGCTCGCCGCGGTCGGCTTCGTCCTGGCGGATCCAGTTCCGCAACGCCTCGTGATGCACACCGAGTTGCTCAGCCAGCTTGCGGATCACCGGCTTCGGATCAGACTCGCGGTAGAGCCGGACCGCGCGGGCCCGCAGCTCGTCGGGGTACTTCTTCGGTGCTGCCACTGTCGCGCTCCTTCCGGTCCTATCGGACCACGGCTTGGAGCTCTCCGTGAAAGCGGGGGAACCTCAGTGTCGAGGCCGGCCGCATCGCCAAGGGTGAGGTCGGTCGGGTGACGATCGGGTTCACCGGCTCGGCCACCTATGAGCTGCTGCCCTCCCTGGCGCGGGTGTTGCGCCGTGACTTCCCGGGCATCGATCTGGACCTCAAGGGCGAGACGCTGACGCCGGACCAGGTGTCGGCGCTGGTGGAGCGCACCGCACCCTCGACATCGGGTTCCTGCGTCCTCCAGTGCGCGAGTCGGGGCTGGTGGTACGGGTATTGCGCCGGGAACCCCTCATCGCGGCGCTGCCCGCGAGTCACCCCCTCACGGCGCGGCGAACCGTGCGGCTGGCGGACCTGCGGGACGAGCCGTTCATCTGTTACCCGGCGCGGCACCGGTCGGTGGTGTACGACACGGTGTTCGACGTGTGTCAGCAGGCGGGGCTTGTGCCCTCGGTGGCGCAAGAGGTCGGCGAGACGGCCACGCCGGTGTCCTTCGTCGCGGGCGGTCTCGGTGTCGCACTGGTGCCCGCCTCCGTGCGGCACCTGAAGGTCACGGGGTCCCAATTCCGGCCGCTCGCAGGAACCACCCGCGAGGTGCAACTCGCCGTCGCCGTGCGCACGGGTGAGGACTCGCCGCACGTGGCCAAGGTGCTCTCTCGCACACACACTCTGGTCGGCGGCCCCCGCTGACCACGCCCCAGGTCCAAGCGCCAGGACGAGCGGCGCGAGTGGTGCTCGGTAGCCCAGCAATGTCCACAGTGGCCTGATCACGACGCTGACCCGCGTCGCTGCGGCCTTGGCCCTCGCGGTAGCGACCGCCTGCTGCGCCGCCACGGTCGCTGGCGCCGACATCCGCAGGCGAGCATCGCTCGGACGACCACGACAGCGCGGCCGAATCGATCCTCGGCCAGCGCAACCGTTTCGGGCAGCTTGTTCCAGCGCAGCCTTGCGAGCGCGCCGACACCGACGTAGAACGGGACGCTCAGGCAGAAGGCGTCAGCGAGCTCGCCCGCGGCCAGACGACGAGCCCGCCGGACGCGATCGCTGCTCCCCTATCTGGTCTTCACGTGGCACACGCTTTGTGGAAGCGCAACCTCTTGGCCCGTCATAACAGCCAGTGCCACGTCGGCGGCGGACCCGCAGCGGGCGATCGCTGCGGGTCCACCCGCCATTCCGTGCCGACTCGCACGCGCGGCGTCGAACCGCTCGTCGCCGGGGAGAATCAGCCGAGCGCCAAAGCGGACCTCCGGGGCCGGGCACGGCCGCGTGAGGAGATTCATCGGTGAGCTCCCCTCCAGCGAGCAAAGGCAGCTTGCCTCGCCCGCGTTCAGCCAGGCAGACACCGATGGGGGGGAGGCTGTCGAGGTCGGGCCCACATTTGTGTGTGTGGGAGCCTCACGTCCCGATCAGGCGGGCTTGCGCCGCTTTGTGCACCGCCTCGCCGCGAGAGTGCACGCCGAGCTTGGCATAGAGGGTCCGTGAATACCCCCGCACCGTCGACTCGGACAGCCTGAGAGACTCCGCGATCTGTCGGTACGATCGTCCGCTGACCAGCGCCTCCAACAGCTCGCGCTCGCGGGGCGTGAGAATGTCCTGTGTGAAGTTCCACGTCGCGGCAGCGCGTCCTACGGCCCGGGCCACGGTGGGCACGAGGGCGTCGGCTGCAGCTCGGAGCTCGACGACGAGTGAATCCGGCTGCCGATCCTCGAGCCGGTCGACCACGACGACGGTACGCCCGTGTGTCCCTGAAGCCGTGGCGTCGACCAAAGCTGCATCGACCACTACGGCGTCGGCGTTTTCGAACAGGTCTGGCAGCCGAGGATCCCAGCAGCCCGCAGCGAGTTCCACGTCTGCCGGCAGTCCCCGCTCGACCAGTCGGGCAAGCCCGTTTGCGATGACCCGGTCTCCGTGGAGCAGGACGACTTTGAGCCGCTCACCAGGCTCGCGTACCAGGCGTAGGGCGAGCGCCAGAAGGCCCGAGGCGGCATCGAGTCGCTGTGCGTCCGACTCCCACGATCGACCTTTCACCGTCGAGCTCAGCAGCACCGCTCCGACCACTGCACCGTCGGCGGTCAAGGGCACCGCCGCTCCGGCCCGCAGCCCGAGCGCCAGCGCGAGCTGGTCGATCGGGCGATCGAAAGCGGACTCTTGGGTCAAGTCGCTCGAACGCCACGTTGCGCCCGTTCTTACACAGACCAGCCGGGTGGAGACCGTCGCCGGCGCCGTCGTCCCGGCCGAGAGAAGATCGGGACCCGCAGCGGCAAGCACGGTGGCGTTCGGTCCGTCGAACGCCACCAGGGCCACGTGTTCGACGGAGCAGTGCCGCTGGACGACTTCCGCGACCACCGCCGCTTCCGCTGCCCGGGACAGCAGCTTCTGCAGGTCCTCCAGCATCGGATCGATCACCACGGAAGTCTGCAGGAGCCATGCCGCGCTATCAGCCGGAGGGGCTGGAGTTCGCCAGCGTGGGTGAGGTGTGCGGCGGAGCGCACGGCAGCCCCTGGCCATTGAGGGCGTCGTGCCGCGTGTGCCAGACTTCGCCGACCCTGCGAAACAGGAGTGGCCCTCGATCGCCACGCGCCGGCCGTCGGGCTTGCGACACGGGCAGGTTCTTCTCGAAGAACGCCTGTCCGGAGGTGGCTCCGTCCGGAAACGTGCGTAGGCGAAAGGACGGCCACGCATGCGGTCACGACCGCAACCGCGTCGTGCAAGCGGCACGGGATCAACGCGGCGCCCACAGCCGGTAGTCCGACATCCGGGCCCGCCGGGTGCGGCGCCAGAACGCGATCGTCGTGTCCGGCCACAGGATCGTGTTGCGCCCGGAGCGGGGGTCCTGATACCAGCTGCGGCAGCCGCCGGTCTGCCACACGGTGCCGGCCATGTGGGAGTCGAGCCAGTCGTTGAACGAGCCCTGCACTTCGGGCCGGACCTCCAGGCACTCGGCTCCACGCCGCCGGAGCCGGCGCAGGCTGTCGACGATGTAGCGAGCCTGCGCCTCGATCATGAACACCTGTGAGTTGTGGCCCAGGGCGGTGTTCGGACCGACCATGAGGAACATGTTCGGGAACCCGGCGACGACGGTGCCGAGATAGGCCTTGTTTCCCTCGCTCCAGGTCTCGGCGAGCGTGCGCCCGTCTCGGCCGGCGATGTCGATGCGGACGGTGTTCTGGGAGTCGAACCCGGTGCCGTAGATGAGGACGTCGGCGGTGGTCTCCGCACCGTCCGCACCGACGACGGTGTCGGCTCGAACGTGGGCGACCCCGCCCTGGCGCACGGTGACGTGCGGCTTCGACAACGCGGGGTACCACTCGCTCGAGATCAGCAGTCGTTTGCAGCCGATGGTGTAGTCCGGCGTGACGATCTCGCGCAGTTCCGGGTCCAGCACCTGCTTCTTGATGAGCCGGCGGGCCAGCGCGGCGGTCTGCTCCATCTTGGCCGGGTCGCTGACGAAGCCCGCGGCGCGGTTCTCGTGGATCCAGAACAGCCGCTCCCGCACCCACCACCGGTACGGCGGCAGCCATCGTGCCAGCCGGCGGTGCCGCTCGTCGAAGGGCCGGTCGGATTTGGGGACGATCCACGGCGGGGTTCGCTGGAACACGGTCAGGGACGCGACCTGATCGACGATCGCGGGGACGAACTGGATCGCGCTGGCGCCCGTCCCGACGACCGCGACCCGCTTGCCGGTCAGGTCGACGTCGTGTCGCCAGTTCGCCGAGTGGAACACGGGTCCCGGGAAGGTCTCCACCCCGGGCAAGTCCGGGTAGGCCGGATGGTGCAGGGGCCCCACCGCGCAGATCAGGAATCGCGCGCGGTAGCTGTCGCCGGTGGAGGTCACGATCTCCCAGTGGGCGTCCGCCTCGCTCCACCGAGCCCGCTCCACCCGCTGCCCGAACCTGGTGTGGTCAATCAGGCCACGGCGCCGGGCGACCGCACGCAGGTACTCCAGAATCTCCGATTGCCGGGCGAAAAGCCGGGTCCAGTCGGGTTTCTGGTCGAACGAGTAGGAGTAGAGCGGGGAGGGGATGTCGCAACCGCAGCCGGGATAGGTGTTGTCGCGCCAGGTTCCGCCGAGGTCGTCGGCTTCCTCGAGGATCCGGAAGGAACGGATGCCGGCCTTGTCGAGCAGCGCCGCCACGCCGAGGCCGCTGAAGCCGGCACCGACGATCACGACGTCGACCTCGTTGACGGCCGGCACCTCGACCTCGGCCGAGGAAATGTCAGCCGCGGACGTCATCGAACTCCTTCGCCGAAGGGACCGCGTCGGCGACGAGGCGACGTTTCAGGACTTTTCCGGACGGGTTGCGGGGTAGTTCCTCCACGAAGTGGATTTCCGCGGGGACCTTGTAGTCGGCCAGTGAACCAGCGGCGTGGGTGCGCAACGACTCCACGCTCGGGGTGCGCCCCGGCCGGGGCACTACGACTGCCCGCACCCGTTCGTCGAAGATCGGGTCCGGCACTCCGACGACGGCCACCTCAGCCACGTCGGGGTGGGTGGCGAGGACGTTCTCCACCTCGAGGCTGTAGATGTTCTCACCACCGCGGATGATCATGTCCTTCAACCGGTCGAGGACACGAACGAACCCGTCGGCGTCGACGCAGCCCACGTCGCCGGTGTGCAGCCAGCCGTCCACGAACGTCGCCGCGGTGGCCTCACGGGCGTTCCAGTAGCCGCCGGCGACCACCGGCCCCCGCACACACAGTTCGCCGACCGTGTCGCGCACGTCCCGGGGCCGTCCGCCGTCGAGCGCGATGGCGACCTCGACCCCCGTGACCGGCTTGCCCGCCGTGCCGGTGTGGGCGAGGTACTCCTCCCCCTCGGTGTAGGTGACGATCGAGGTTCCTTCGGTAAGACCCCACACGTTGCCGAGGGTGAGCCCGGGAAGCCGCCGTGCGACCTCCGCGGGAAACCCCTCGGGCACTGCCGAACCGCCCAGGACGAACAACCTCAGTGCGGACAGATCCGCGGCGCTGTCCGCTGCCTTGAGCAGGATGAGCTTGAGCATCGCGGCCACTCCCGCGAAGAACGTGACTCGCTCACGGGTCATCAGCGCCACTGCGGTCTCGGCCTTGAACGCGGGGGTGAACACACAGCACGCGCCGGCGGTGAAGAAGCCGATGAACTGCGAGACGGTCGCCGTCGCGTGGAACATCGGCGCCGCGATCAGCGTCCGCTCGTCCGCCGCCGCACCGAGCCGTTCCCGGACGGTGCGCGTGTTGAACAGCAGATTCGCGTGCGTATGCATGGCCCCCTTGGGCCGGCCCGTCGTCCCGGAGGTGTACAGCAGGTGGGCGACGTCGTGCGGAGCCCGGGTGTGCCCGGGCAGGGTGGCTGGGTCGGCGTCCTCGGCCACGCGCGGCTCTGCCGTGAGCAGGTCCGCGGCGACGATCCGGTCGGCGAGCGCCGCCGGCACCCGGGCGCCCAGCGCCGCGTCAGTGATGATCACCGTGGCCCCGCTGTCGGTCAGAATGTGCTCGAGCTCCGGCTCGGTCAACCGGGTGTTCACGAGCACCACGATCGCGCCCGCCAGTTGTGCGCCGCAGTACCCGATCGCGAACTGCCAGCCGTTGGGCAGCAGGATCGCCACCCGATCACCCGCCGCGACCCCCCGGGCCAGGAGGCGAACCGCGACCGCGGTGGAGCGCCGCAGCGCCTGCTGGTGGGTGATCCGCACGGTGCCGTCGACCAGTGCCTCCCGGGCCGCGTGGGCACCGGCGACCTCGACGAACCGGGCCGCCAGAGTGTCCGCCGTCATCACGCTCGCTCGTGCAGGAGCATGTCGCGAAGGGGCTCGTCGCCCACGCGGAGGATCTCGGTTTCGATCCGGCGCCCGGTCACCGGGCACAGGTACTCCCGGTACCGCACCTCGTAACCGGCGCGCGCCTCGTGGGTCGAGAACTCCGGACCCAGATCCCGCACCGGACGCTCGAGAACCGCGGCGCCGTCCTTGTAGTTGGCGGTCACCGGCCCGAGGAGGGCCCGTCCCGACACGGTGACGAAGTGCCACGCCCCTTCGTGCTCGACCAGCGCGAGCTCACCGCCGAGCAGGTGCAGCTCGGCCGATTCGGGGACGGTGCGCACGCCGTCGGGCACGGTCGCCTCGGCGAGGCGCTCCCGCAGCAGTTGACCCCGCCGCGCGGTCGTCGCCGCCACGTCAGCCTCACCGCCCGCGCTCAGCACCACGCCGTAGACCCGGTCCGCAGCATCGGCGGGCAGGGCGCCCGAGGCCACGTCCGAGGCGACCGAGGCGGCCTCGCGGGCCAGCGGATCACCGAAGCCGGTCGCGTTGGCCCCGGTCCACTCCCACACCCCGTCGTCGGCGATCATCAGCGCCGGGCCCTTCGCCTCGACGGCCGCCTCGGCTCCCCCGATGGCGTCGAAGTCCTGCGGGATCGCCCCGGCCTCGAACGACTTGCGCACGTCCGATCCGTGCTTGAGCCGGAAATGCCCGACCGACCCCGGGTTCGCGCCGAACGCACCGACCACCTTGGGGAACGACTCGTCGATGTAGACCGCCGCAGCGAGACCGGGCACCCCCCATGGGATGGCGGCTTCGACGAACCCGCGCCCACCGCGGAACTTCCCGGCACCATCGGCGCCGCCCGGAAGTGCCCGCCGGTAGAGGTAGAGCATCGGCCACAGCAGTTCGAGCTCTTCCACGTTGCTCGCCGTGCCCTCGGGGATCCAGAAGTGACCGCCGAAATCCACGCCGTC encodes:
- a CDS encoding class I adenylate-forming enzyme family protein; protein product: MTADTLAARFVEVAGAHAAREALVDGTVRITHQQALRRSTAVAVRLLARGVAAGDRVAILLPNGWQFAIGYCGAQLAGAIVVLVNTRLTEPELEHILTDSGATVIITDAALGARVPAALADRIVAADLLTAEPRVAEDADPATLPGHTRAPHDVAHLLYTSGTTGRPKGAMHTHANLLFNTRTVRERLGAAADERTLIAAPMFHATATVSQFIGFFTAGACCVFTPAFKAETAVALMTRERVTFFAGVAAMLKLILLKAADSAADLSALRLFVLGGSAVPEGFPAEVARRLPGLTLGNVWGLTEGTSIVTYTEGEEYLAHTGTAGKPVTGVEVAIALDGGRPRDVRDTVGELCVRGPVVAGGYWNAREATAATFVDGWLHTGDVGCVDADGFVRVLDRLKDMIIRGGENIYSLEVENVLATHPDVAEVAVVGVPDPIFDERVRAVVVPRPGRTPSVESLRTHAAGSLADYKVPAEIHFVEELPRNPSGKVLKRRLVADAVPSAKEFDDVRG